A region from the Canis lupus dingo isolate Sandy chromosome X, ASM325472v2, whole genome shotgun sequence genome encodes:
- the LOC112649168 gene encoding protein SET-like: MAPKRQSSLAPQMKKPRLLPAPMPEEMSASQPLPNGEKEQQEVIEHIDEVQNEIDRLNEEASEEILKVEQKYNKLCQPFFQRRSELIPKIPNFWVTTFVNHPQVSVLLGEEDEEALHYLTRVEVTESEDIKSGYRIDFYFDENPYFKNKVLSKEFHLNENGDPSSRSTEIKWKSGKDLTKQSSQMQNKASRKREYEEPEGFFTWFTDHSDAGADELGEIIKDDIWPNPLQYYLVPDTDEEEEEEEEEEDDDDDEEEEEGLEDIDERDEDEDEDDDDDDDDEGEEGEEDEDDDD, encoded by the coding sequence atggccCCCAAGCGCCAGTCCTCACTTGCACCTCAAATGAAGAAACCGAGGCTGCTTCCTGCCCCCATGCCGGAGGAGATGTCAGCCTCTCAGCCCTTGCCGAAcggagaaaaagaacagcaagaagTAATTGAACATATTGATgaagtacaaaatgaaatagaCAGACTTAATGAAGAAGCCAGTGAGGAGATTTTGAAAGTAGAACAGAAATATAACAAACTCTGCCAACCATTTTTTCAGAGGAGGTCAGAATTGATCCCCAAAATCCCCAACTTTTGGGTAACAACATTTGTCAACCATCCACAAGTGTCTGTACTGCTTggagaggaggatgaagaggCACTGCATTATTTGACAAGAGTTGAAGTAACAGAATCTGAAGATATTAAATCAGGTTacagaatagatttttattttgatgaaaacccgtacttcaaaaataaagttctctCCAAAGAATTTCATCTGAATGAGAATGGTGATCCATCTTCAAGGTCCACtgaaatcaaatggaaatctGGAAAGGATTTGACGAAACAGTCAAGTCAAATGCAGAATAAAGCCAGCAGGAAGAGAGAGTACGAGGAACCAGAGGGCTTCTTCACCTGGTTTACTGACCATTCTGATGCAGGTGCAGATGAGTTAGGAGAGATCATCAAAGATGATATTTGGCCAAATCCATTACAGTACTACTTGGTTCCTGAtacagatgaagaagaagaagaagaagaagaagaagaagatgatgatgatgatgaagaagaagaagaaggattggaagatattgatgaaagagatgaggatgaagatgaagatgatgatgatgatgatgatgatgaaggggaggaaggagaggaggatgaAGACGATGATGATTAA